DNA from Rubripirellula lacrimiformis:
TCGCCGAGGCGATAACTACGCTGGAACAACTGCGTGATGCCGGTGCAGTGACTGGTCAATCCGGTGGTGTGCTGGAAACACTCGCGGGCGTCTATCAAAAATTGGGTCTCGCAGATCCGGAACTAGAAACTCGAATCCGAATCAGCCAATTGTCGTCGGATTCGTTGGCGAACATTTCACGTTTGATTGAAATCGCACGGGCAGCACAGGATTGGAAGTCCGTCCAGCGTTACGCTGAACAGTTCCTGGCGATCCAGCCATTGATCGAAACTCCTCACGCGGCCGTCATCGATGCGTCAGACCATCTGGATACGCCGCGACAGGCGTACGCTTCGCTGCAGGCACTGGCGCAACTGAATCCCGTCGATCCAGCAGCGCTGGATTTTCGAACAGCCCAATCTTTGGCAAAATTGAATCGCAACATCGAAGCGAAACGTTACGTCTTGAAGGCACTTGACGAGGCCCCACGGTACCGCTCCGCTCACCAATTGTTGTTGGAACTGACCACCGAGGAATCGCCATGAAACGAAGATTCGTAGCCATGACAAAACGAGCGCGCATCCGATCGGCCATGATCGTGATCGGTTTGGCGGTGATCGTATCGGCTGGCGTGGCGGTAGCCCAACGCGGCCAATGGCGGAACAACCAGTCGGGGATCGATACTGACCGCCGAGGTGTTCCTAGCTGGGACGTGGATCCAAAGTTCATCGGGGACACCTTCACCTTTGCACGGGTGCGCTACGATTCCTACGGCGGGCGGGGCCGTGGCGGTGGTGGATGGCGAACGGACTATCCGGATAGTGATTTGAACTTTTCGCTGCGGCTTCAACAATTGACGTCCATGAAAGTCAATCCGGATCCGGTGATCGTCGAACTGACCGACGACAATCTTTTCGACTATCCGTTTCTGTATCTGATCGAACCCGGCGCGTTGGTGTTCAGCGAAGCCGAGGTGGCGGGCCTGCGCCAGTACTGTGAAAATGGCGGCTTCCTGATGGTCGACGATTTTTGGGGCGACGCACAGTACGAAAATTTGCGTTTGGAACTGAAGCGGGTGTTCCCGGACCGGGATGCTGCGGAGGTCCCGTTATCGCACGAAATCTTCCATTGCGTTTACGACCTCAAGGAAAAGCCGCAGGTCCCCGCCATCAATGCGGCATACCGAATGGCCAACGGCGAGGTCGGGTCATGGGAACGGACCTGGGACGGCAGCGATACGCGGACGCCTCACTACCGCGCGATCACCGACGATGATGATCGCATCATGGTGTTCATTTGTCACAACACCGATTTGGGTGACGGATGGGAAAGAGAGGGCGAGGACCAGTGGTACTTTGACGAGTTTTCCGTCAAAAAGGCGTACCCCATGGGAATCAATATCGTGACCTACGCGATGACCCACTGAGATCCACTGGCAGTTTCTCCGCAATTTTCAAGGACGGCGTTTCCGTTGGCATCACTCCCCCGCCAAGGCGATCCCATTCCAAGCGACTTCTTTCGGCTGATCGCCGACTTTACCTATGACTGGGAAAGTTGGCTTTCCAACGATGGCGAAGTGCTATGGGTCAACGAAGCCGTTCGAAGATTCACCGGGTATTCCCCCGAGGAATGTCTTGCGATGAAGAACTATCCGCTGCCTTTGGTGGCGGAGCAAGATCGCGAACTGATTGCAAACGGCATCCAAGAGGCGCGTCGGGGCAGCACCGCCAACAACCTCGAATTCCGGTCTCTGCACCGGGATGGTTCGCTGTGCCCAGTCGCGGTGTCCTGGCAACCGATGACCGACCAACAGGGGCGTTCGCTTGGCTTTCGTACCAGCGTTCGGGACATCTCGGACAAGATCCAGATGCGAGAACTGCTGCGTCTGCACAACGAACACTTGGAACAGTTGGTCCAGGAACGCACGGCCCAAGTGGCAAAGCTGGAAAAGCACCGTCTGAAAATGGAAAAGCTTGCGGCACTGGGGGAATTGGCGGCAGGGGTTGCGCATGAAATCAACAATCCGCTGGCCGGCATTCGAAATGCCGTCGCGTTGTTCAAACGTCACTTGCCGCCCGACGTCAAGCACTACGACAAGCTGGAATTGATCGACGGAGAGATCGAGCGAATCAGTGGCATCACCCACCAGATGTATCAACTGTACCGACCCAGCCAGCAACGGGCGACGCGGTTTTCGATTCAAAAGTCGGTCAACGAAGTCGTGATGCTTTCTTTGCCATTATCGCGAAAGTCCCGTGTCGAAGTCGTCACCGAATTTGACGCGTTGCAGCCCGCCGACCCGCTGGGGGCGGATGAAGTCGAGTTACGCGAAAGCGAGGTCAAACAGGTGTTGTTCAACCTGATTCGAAACGCGATCCAGGCCTCCGTCGCGGGACAACAGGTTCGTGTCGAGGTTGCGACAACGAAGAACCACACCCAGGTGGCGGTTCAGGACCAGGGGCACGGGATTGCTCCCAACGTCATCACGCGAATTTTCGATCCCTTTTTCAGCACAAAAACCGAAGCCATCGGCCAGGGAATGGGGCTCGGGTTATCGGTTTCTCGCAGCATCGTCGAAGCGATGAATGGTACGATCGATGTCGAAAGCGAAGTCGATGTCGGCACTCGATTTGCCGTACGCTTGCCTCGTCGGCTAGAATGACCGGCGATGCAGTTTGAAATTCTGTCTACTGGACCATGATAGGTGTCCGGCTGGTCGACGACCCTGCATCGAAACGCCTACCTTGCCCCCCCTTTCCACTTTAGGACCCCCCATGATTCGCGCTTTGACAATGACAGCTGCGTGTGCGGCTACCCTGGCCGTTGTAATGACTTCATCCCAAGCAATGGCTCACTGCCAAGTTCCCTGTGGGATCTACGGCGATCAGCTTCGTTTTCAACAAATGTTGGAAGACGAGCACACGATCTCGAAGGCGCAAACCGAGATCAACACACTCAGCAGTTCAAAGCTGGACGCCCAAGGACAGAATCAGTTGTCGCGTTGGGTTGCGACCAAGGAAGACCACGCTCAGAAGATCCAGGACACGATCGCGGCCTACTTCATGGCACAGCGGATCAAACCGGATTCGGCTAGCTATGTCAAAACGCTGACGGCCGCCCACGCCGTCATGGTGCACGCGATGAAGTGCAAACAGTCGGCCGATCCTGCCACCGCGGCGGGCTTGGAAAAGTCGATCTTCGACCTCTATCGCGCCTACGAAGGCAAAGAACCGACGTTCGAACACAGTCACTAAATCGGGAAACAGCGTTTTTTTTCGCTCCCGTCGATTCGCTGTGACAGCGCTTTTGTGATCCCGCCGCGTTCCTAGATTCGTCTAGGACTGTGGCGGGATTTTCTTTGCTATGACGTGCTTTTCGCCACCTGGGGCCCGTTTCTTGACCCGTCGATGAAGGATGCATCAAGGATCCGTGAATCGGTGTTTCATGGGCCTGGGGGTTGGCGATCGCTATTGCCACGTTGACACGGGATGGTAAAATTCGGGTCCGTGATTTTGAGATGTATTTAGCCAGCCTTTCGCGACATCAGAAATTTTCATTTGCAGACGATGTTGAACACGACCGGTCAACGAAAATCGGAACCAAACTTCATGATGTCCTGCATCATGCTGGTTCTGTTCGTGTTGCCCAGTTTTGGGATCACAACAACGATCTCTCGCGTCTCGCTAGGTAGCGAAAACCAGTCTCAATCGGAAGTCCTCGAAGAACGCGTCGCATGTTCTGCACAGCGGCGCGTGACGGTTCTCCGTTCGTCGGACGGCACACGATTATCGCAGTCGAACTTTGGAATTCACTGCGCTTCTTTTCGAAATCGGGATAGCCATCGGGCCATTGTGGGACACCGCTTTGCCAACGATCTTCGCGCCCCGATCCGGTGTTAGCACGCGGTAGCTACGTTCGTTCGTAGACGAAATCCGTCTTTCCCCAAACGCTGATGGCGATTTGGGTTGAAATGATGTCAAGCTGCATTTGCAATCGAAAACTACCAATGGGGACTCTCTTGCGCAAGGAAGTCCGGATGGTGAATCGATCGGTCGCTGGATGCGATTGTCTTGACGTTTGGATCGTCTGCTTCTGTTTGACTACCGCGATTTAACAACCATGAAGGTGCGCGCCGATGGCTCCACAAAGTTCCCTGTATACCCCCTCGAATATTGTTCGTGACCTTGTTGCTGGCTTGGTCGTTTTCCTCGTTGCACTGCCTCTTTGTCTTGGCATCGCGCTGGCTTCCGGCGCCGATCTGTTCTCTGGACTGTTGTCCGGAATCGTTGGCGGGATTGTCGTTGCCGCGGTCAGCGGTTCGCACACCAGCGTCAGCGGTCCTGCTGCGGGTCTGACCGCAATTGTTGCCGCCCAGATTGCATTGCTCGGGTCGTTCGAATCGTTCCTGTTGGCGGTGGCGCTCGCAGGTGCGATCCAGATTGTCTTTGGGATCGCCAAGGGAGGTGCGTTGTCAGCATTTTTCCCGTCGAGCGTGATCAAAGGTTTGCTGGTCGCGATCGGTGTGATTCTGATCCTGAAACAGATCCCGCACGTCGTTGGACACGACAACGATCCCGAGGGAGAGATGTCGTTCCAACAGCCCGACCAGGAGAACACGTTCACGGAACTGCTGACGACGTTCGCCGGTGACATCCACGTCGGTGCCATGGTGGTTGGATTGTTATCGGTTGCGTTGCTGGTGATTTGGGATCGCATCCCCGCGCTTAAAAAGTCAATCGTCCCCGCACCGCTGCTTGTGGTGTTGTTGGGAACCGGAATCAGCGTTTGGTTCGGTGGAATGGGGGAAGGATGGTCGATCGGAACCAGCCACCTAGTGCAGATTCCGATTGCCGGCAGTGCGTCGGAGTTCATCGGTTTTCTGAGGATGCCCGACTTTACACAGATCGCAAATCCGGCGGTCTACATCGCAGCCATCACGATTGCGGTCGTCGCGTCCCTGGAAACGCTGTTGAATCTAGAGGCCGTGGACAAGATTGACACGGAAAAGCGGAATTCGCCTGCGAGCCGTGAATTGATCGCACAAGGTTGCGGCAATATGGTTTGCGGAATGATCGGTGGCCTGCCGGTCACGTCGGTGATCGTTCGCGGCAGCGTGAACGTCAATGCGGGCGGGAAAACCAAACTCGCTGCCATCTTCCATGGTGCTCTGTTGCTGCTTAGCGTTGCCATTTTGCCTCGCTACATGAACATGATTCCGCTGTCCGCGTTGGCCGCGATCCTGCTCGTGACTGGTTTCAAACTGGCTAGCCCCCGATTGTTCAAACAGATGTGGAAGGAAGGCCGGTATCAGTTCATTCCCTTCATCGTGACCGTGGTTGCGATTGTGATGACTGACCTGTTGGTCGGTATTCTGATCGGTCTGGGCATTGCAGTTCTGTTTATCCTGAACAGCAACCTTCGCCGTCCCATTCACCGAATCGTCGAAGAGCGAGCTTCGGGCAACGTGACCCACATCGAACTTGCCAACCAAGTCAGCTTCCTCAATCGAGCAGCCATCGAAGGAATGCTGAACGAGGCCAAGCCTGGTACGCGGATGATGATTGACGCAACCAGTTCGGACTACATCGATCCGGATGTTTTGAGTCTGATCCGAGACTTTCGTGACAATGTCGCGCCGACCCGAGATGTGTTGGTAAACCTGGTTGGGTTCAAGAGCAAGTATGACTTGAACGATGTGATCCAGTTTGCAGACCATATGACTCGCGAGCGACAGGAACAGTCGACTCCCGATCAGGTGATTGAAACGTTGCGTGATGGAAACGACCGATTTCTAAGTGGCAATCGGATCAACCGAGACCTCGGACGTCAGGTCTATGCAACGGCAGCCGGCCAAAACCCACTGGCGGCAATTCTTAGCTGCATCGATTCCCGCGTCCCGACCGAACTGGTATTCGATCTTGGCGTTGGCGATATCTTCAGCGTTCGCGTTGCGGGAAATGTGGTTGGAACAAAGTCGTTAGGAAGTCTTGAATACGCCGTCGGAGTCGCGGGCGTGAAGCTGGTGATGGTACTCGGGCACACTCGTTGTGGTGCCGTCACGGCTTCGGTCAATTTGATTGCCGAAGGAAAGGATGCTCAATCAGTCACCGGCTGCCAGCACTTGCAGGCAATCGTCGATGAAATCGAGCCAAGCGTAACGGGACTACCCGATTCACTGGCCGATCGCCCTGTCGATGAGGTCGAGCACTTGGTGGATGAGATCGCCAAACAGAACGTGCTGCACACCGTGGATGAGATTCTGAAACGAAGTGACGTGATTCGAAATGCGGTCGAAGACGGCAACGCGAAGGTCGTCGGTGCGATGTACGACGTGAAGACCGGTCAGATCGAGTTTCTAGAAACCAACGGGCTGGAGAATCAAGAACGTGCTGTCACCGCATAGGGTGAACGTGCTAGCTTCTTGACGCGAGAGCGTGACCGAAATGGCAACTTGGGCGGCGTGATTCTTCACGCCGCCTTTTTGCTGCGCGGCCCCCGTGAACATTCCGGTGATCATTCCCGTGATCGCAGGTCCCGCAGGGCGGTGAACCTGGCAAACTGTTCGGTCGCCCGACGGTGGTCTCGCATCATGCCGTTCGACGGATGCAGGGCTGCGGATTGCTGAGTTGGAACCTGCTGGTAGCGAGTCCGGCGTGTGGTGCTGGACGGTGGGGATTGGCCTGCGTTGGCACTTTCCGCTGACCAGTACCCGACTGACCTGGCCGCGCTGAGCAGCACCGACTGTTCCATCCGGGCAACGCGGCTTGCATCGAATCATGTTCGGTTGCAAACGCACGCTGCCATGGATGGGGCACCGACGGACGATGCCTTCGATGACGCACGAAAGGTTACGGCGTCGTCTGGGTGTCGGTCGGCGTGACCGGTTTGGGCAGCGTCCACAGTAGAAGCGTGATGCCCAAGGCGGCGCTGATCGCCGATCCAACCAGCACACCAGTCTTCGCGGTGTCTAGACCGTCGGCGCCGAACGCGAGTCCGTCGATGAACAGGGCCATCGTGAATCCGATCCCGGCTAAACAACTGCCCGAAACCAACACCGGCCAACTGATGCCATCGGGCAAACGTGCCCATCCCAGCCGCACAGCGACCCAGCTAAACAGCACGATCCCGACCGGTTTCCCGATCACTAGGCCCAGCACGACAGCCAGTGCGACCGAATCCGTCATGTTGGACAACTCGATGGCGACGCCAGCGTTTGCCAAAGCAAAGATGGGCATGATGCAATAAGCCGTCCACGGGTGCAAAGTCATTTCCAGATACTCCAACGGTGACACTGTTTCGCGAGTCAGACGTTGGACCTCTTGGACGACTTCCGCACGGTGCTGCTTTCGTTCCCAGCGGCGTTGGTCGAATTCTTCTTTCTTTTCGTGCAGATATTCGCGGAATCGTTCCGGTACCAACACCGATTTCGCGGGCGTCATCAGCCCTAGGATGACGCCGATCAGCGTCGCATGGACTCCCGATTCATGCATGGCGATCCAAGCGATTGCACCGACGACAATGTATGGCGGGAACCTACGAACCCCGAGCCGAGAAAACAGATGGACAATCCCGATGCTAAATGCCGCCACGGCAAGATAGCGACCGTCTAGCGATTCGGTGTACCCGATCGCGATCACCAAAATGGCGCCGATGTCGTCCACAATCGCCAACGACAGAAGCAGCACTCGTAGACTCTGCGGAACCCGCGGGCCCAACAACGCCAAACATCCAACGACGAAAGCGATGTCGGTTGCCATCGGGATTCCCCAGCCACGCATGCCCGGTTCGCCGTACTGTATGGATAGGTACAGCACCGCTGGGATCACCATCCCGCCGATGGCAGCGGCGATCGGCAGCGCTGCTTGTTGCAGGCTCGCTAACGCCCCGTGGGCCAGTTCACGTTTGACTTCCAACCCGATGACAAAGAAAAAGATGGCCATCAACCCATCGTTGATCACGTGATGGAGCGAGTGGTTGAATTGCAGGCTGCCGATGCCAATCTGGATCGGTGTTTTCCAAATTGCCAAGAACGGTTCTGCCAGAGGCGAGTTCGCCGCAATCAGTGCAATGACCGTGCAGAGGACCAGCAGAATCCCGCTGGTCGTCTCGACGTGCAAGAAGCGAGCAAATGGACGCAACCAGCGATCGATCGGTTGATCCGGAAGCGGACGCTTGATCTGGCCGATCGGTGGTGGGTCTTCGATGTTGGGTAGTGCATTCATGATTTCGTCCTACGCAAAGCTGGTACCGTTTTTGGGGCGGTGTCGATCACGTCGCCGGGGCAGTGATCAAATTCCGCCGATTGCAACACGCAACGTCAATCCGGTTCCGTTTCGATGCTGCCCCGCTTTCCTTCGTCGCGCAAACCTAAGTTGACGCGATTGGAAACCAGTGTTGCCGTTGCAGATCGGGCAGTCCAGTCCCGGCAGGCGACGCAACTGCCGATGTTTGATGGTGTTTTCTCGTCTTTTGCCGGTTCAGACGACGCCTAGCCTGGATGTGGGACGATCAGCGGCACACTGATTGCATTTCATGTCTTTGTAAACGTCAGGGAAGGGACCAGGGAATGTCTCCATCAAGGACTAATACCATGTTGATGCGCAACGCCGAATACGATGATGCAATTTTTTCTGTGGATGAACAACCAAGCAAAGCAGACTCCGATCGCGGCCAAATCGTGGGAATGATTGGTTTGATCTTACTGTTTGCACTCGCGATTTGGTTGCGTTCATTAGCGTGATCGATCCAGTTCAATTGGTCGCGCTCAGCGGCCAATTTCTACGACGTTCAAATCCCCCCCCAACTTCATCCGTTGCAGTGGCCGGTCTTGCCGATCGGCCAGTTGCGTCTTGGATGAAGAATTACCCTTATCGCAAAGTAGCCTTTCGTGATTAAAGAGAAGTTCGCCGTTACCCAGATTGATCGGGACCGGCTGGAAAACCTGCTGAACAGTGACGTGACGTTTGCTATGGGTGGCGAACGAACGCATCTGCGAAATTTAAAGAGCCAACTCGCCGAAGCGGTCGTGGTTCAGCCAACCGACGTGCAGCCAGATATCATCACGATGAATTCGACGGTCTATCTGCTTGACCTGGATCGTGGTGAAACGGACATCTACACGATCGTGTATCCCGACGAAGCGTGCATCGCCGAAGGGAAG
Protein-coding regions in this window:
- a CDS encoding GreA/GreB family elongation factor codes for the protein MIKEKFAVTQIDRDRLENLLNSDVTFAMGGERTHLRNLKSQLAEAVVVQPTDVQPDIITMNSTVYLLDLDRGETDIYTIVYPDEACIAEGKLSILSPLGTEVFGRRVGDTVSIRVAGREVRKRVEKLSFQPERVGAFHL
- the nhaA gene encoding Na+/H+ antiporter NhaA, whose product is MNALPNIEDPPPIGQIKRPLPDQPIDRWLRPFARFLHVETTSGILLVLCTVIALIAANSPLAEPFLAIWKTPIQIGIGSLQFNHSLHHVINDGLMAIFFFVIGLEVKRELAHGALASLQQAALPIAAAIGGMVIPAVLYLSIQYGEPGMRGWGIPMATDIAFVVGCLALLGPRVPQSLRVLLLSLAIVDDIGAILVIAIGYTESLDGRYLAVAAFSIGIVHLFSRLGVRRFPPYIVVGAIAWIAMHESGVHATLIGVILGLMTPAKSVLVPERFREYLHEKKEEFDQRRWERKQHRAEVVQEVQRLTRETVSPLEYLEMTLHPWTAYCIMPIFALANAGVAIELSNMTDSVALAVVLGLVIGKPVGIVLFSWVAVRLGWARLPDGISWPVLVSGSCLAGIGFTMALFIDGLAFGADGLDTAKTGVLVGSAISAALGITLLLWTLPKPVTPTDTQTTP
- a CDS encoding PAS domain-containing sensor histidine kinase, whose protein sequence is MASLPRQGDPIPSDFFRLIADFTYDWESWLSNDGEVLWVNEAVRRFTGYSPEECLAMKNYPLPLVAEQDRELIANGIQEARRGSTANNLEFRSLHRDGSLCPVAVSWQPMTDQQGRSLGFRTSVRDISDKIQMRELLRLHNEHLEQLVQERTAQVAKLEKHRLKMEKLAALGELAAGVAHEINNPLAGIRNAVALFKRHLPPDVKHYDKLELIDGEIERISGITHQMYQLYRPSQQRATRFSIQKSVNEVVMLSLPLSRKSRVEVVTEFDALQPADPLGADEVELRESEVKQVLFNLIRNAIQASVAGQQVRVEVATTKNHTQVAVQDQGHGIAPNVITRIFDPFFSTKTEAIGQGMGLGLSVSRSIVEAMNGTIDVESEVDVGTRFAVRLPRRLE
- a CDS encoding DUF4159 domain-containing protein; this encodes MIVIGLAVIVSAGVAVAQRGQWRNNQSGIDTDRRGVPSWDVDPKFIGDTFTFARVRYDSYGGRGRGGGGWRTDYPDSDLNFSLRLQQLTSMKVNPDPVIVELTDDNLFDYPFLYLIEPGALVFSEAEVAGLRQYCENGGFLMVDDFWGDAQYENLRLELKRVFPDRDAAEVPLSHEIFHCVYDLKEKPQVPAINAAYRMANGEVGSWERTWDGSDTRTPHYRAITDDDDRIMVFICHNTDLGDGWEREGEDQWYFDEFSVKKAYPMGINIVTYAMTH
- a CDS encoding superoxide dismutase, Ni, producing MTSSQAMAHCQVPCGIYGDQLRFQQMLEDEHTISKAQTEINTLSSSKLDAQGQNQLSRWVATKEDHAQKIQDTIAAYFMAQRIKPDSASYVKTLTAAHAVMVHAMKCKQSADPATAAGLEKSIFDLYRAYEGKEPTFEHSH
- a CDS encoding SulP family inorganic anion transporter; translation: MAPQSSLYTPSNIVRDLVAGLVVFLVALPLCLGIALASGADLFSGLLSGIVGGIVVAAVSGSHTSVSGPAAGLTAIVAAQIALLGSFESFLLAVALAGAIQIVFGIAKGGALSAFFPSSVIKGLLVAIGVILILKQIPHVVGHDNDPEGEMSFQQPDQENTFTELLTTFAGDIHVGAMVVGLLSVALLVIWDRIPALKKSIVPAPLLVVLLGTGISVWFGGMGEGWSIGTSHLVQIPIAGSASEFIGFLRMPDFTQIANPAVYIAAITIAVVASLETLLNLEAVDKIDTEKRNSPASRELIAQGCGNMVCGMIGGLPVTSVIVRGSVNVNAGGKTKLAAIFHGALLLLSVAILPRYMNMIPLSALAAILLVTGFKLASPRLFKQMWKEGRYQFIPFIVTVVAIVMTDLLVGILIGLGIAVLFILNSNLRRPIHRIVEERASGNVTHIELANQVSFLNRAAIEGMLNEAKPGTRMMIDATSSDYIDPDVLSLIRDFRDNVAPTRDVLVNLVGFKSKYDLNDVIQFADHMTRERQEQSTPDQVIETLRDGNDRFLSGNRINRDLGRQVYATAAGQNPLAAILSCIDSRVPTELVFDLGVGDIFSVRVAGNVVGTKSLGSLEYAVGVAGVKLVMVLGHTRCGAVTASVNLIAEGKDAQSVTGCQHLQAIVDEIEPSVTGLPDSLADRPVDEVEHLVDEIAKQNVLHTVDEILKRSDVIRNAVEDGNAKVVGAMYDVKTGQIEFLETNGLENQERAVTA